Genomic segment of Triticum urartu cultivar G1812 unplaced genomic scaffold, Tu2.1 TuUngrouped_contig_8306, whole genome shotgun sequence:
CTCTTCCTCCCCGACACCCCCAACTCACTGATGGAGCGAGGCCACCCGGAGGCGTCGCGTCGGATGCTACGCCGTATCCGCGGCACCGACGACATCGGCGATGAGTACGCGGACCTAGTGGCGGCGAGGGAAATATCAAAGCAAGTACAGCATCCGTGGCGCAACATCCTGATGCGCAAGTACCGCGCGCAGCTCACCATGGCTGTGCTCATccccttcttccagcaggtctcCGGCATCAACGTCATCAACTTCTATGCGCCGGTGCTATTCGAGACCCTAGGTTTCAAGGGAGACGCGTCGCTTCTCTCGTCGGTGATGACTGGCGGCGTCCTCGTGCTCGGGTCGATGGTGTCGATGTTCACCGTCGACAGGCTGGGGCGGAGGAAGTTGTTCCTGCAAGGCGGCGCGCAGATGCTGGTGTCCCAGATCGCGGTGGGAACTCTGATCGCGGTGAGGTTCGGGACAAGTGGCGTGGGAGAGATGCCCAGGGGTTATGCGGCGGCGGTGGTGCTCTTCATCTGCGTGTACGTGGCAGGCTTCGTGTGGTCGTGGGGGGCGCTGGGGTGGCTGGTGCCGAGCGAGATCTTCCCGCTGGAGATTCGGTCGGCGGGGCAGAGCATCACCGTGTCGGTGAACATGCTCTTCACCTTTGTCATCGCGCAGGCCTTCCTCACCATGCTCTGCCACCTGAAGTTCGGGCTCTTCTACTTCTTCGCCGGCTGGGTGGTGATCATGACCGCCTTCGTCGCGCTCTTCCTTCCGGAGACCAAGAACGTGCCCATGGAGGAGATGGTGCACGTTTGGAAGGGACACTGGTTCTGGAGCAGGTTCATCGGAGACGCTGACGACGTCCACACCGGTGTCAATGTGTTAGCATTAACCTAGATTATGAATTTGTAATGAGTCGTTCGTGGATGCATTTGCTTTGCTTTGTTGATTAATTTGGTGTGGACATACGCACAATATGCATCACTGCAGGAAAATAGTCATGAACACGGGTGCGTGAAAGTTAATAATCCACGTGCCAGTGCCAGAACTATGAGTTGATTTTATGATTTTATGGGTTTCAGCTCTAGTCTACCTTATTTTCTTGTTGTTGAATCAGTTGCCGCAAATTGGTGTGATCACAACACGAGGTGGACAATGCTTCATAAGTCTTGTGCTCATGGCCACTGGGTTCTGACTTCTGACAGGTGTTTCCGTTGGTTGAAGTTCGTATCAAGCGCTAGCAAATGAAGATTTCTCAGATCAATCGAATCCATATGCTCTAGCGTTTGGTCTGTCCTCTAATGGAGCTTCTTGAAAATCAAGCAAGATTTGAGAGAATGGTTTTAGGGATTGGAAGAACCATGAAGAGGATTTGGAGAAATTTCTGGGCCATTCTCTTCGGTCCCTCTCTCTGTATACATCTATAGTATGTGTACATTTTACATTTTAGTCCCTAAGGAACTAGGTAAATATAGTCATACACCAACACCCCCCCTCAAGATGGGGCAAATACATCATACAAACCCATCTTGCTACAAAACATGGAGAATGTTTTTTCGGGGAGTCCTTTTGTAAGGACATCTGCTACCTGACTAGCTGAGGTTACATACGGTAGGCAAACTATCCCTCTATCAAGCTTCTCCTTAATAAAATGACGATCAATTTCTATGTGCTTGGTTCAATCATGCTGAACAGGGTTATTTGCAATGTCAATGGCAGCTTTGTTGTCACAGTACAACCTCAGAGGCTTGCACCTGTACAGCCGCAACTCTGCTAGGAGGATATGTATCCATAGTAACTCACATATGCCGTGAGCCATAGATCTAAACTCAGCCTCTGCAGTAGATCGAGCCACTTGACCTTGCTTTTTACTTCGCCAAGAAACTAGGTTTCCTCCTACAAATGCACAATAACCAGATGTTGAGCGTCGGTCATCTAGGGAACCAGCCCAATCAGCGTCAGTATAGCACTCAACTTGTAAGTCTCCTTGTCTGGTATATAAAAGGCCTCTTCCTGGGCACCCTTTAAGATACCTTAGGATCCTGTTTACAGCTTCCATATGAGCTGATTTTGGGTCATGCATATACTGGCTAACTACACTCACAGCAAAAGCAATATCTGGACGGGTATGAGATAAATATATTAACCTTCCAACAAGTCTCTGATAGCGCTCTCGATCCACGGGTGTACCTGCATCACTACTTAAACGATGATTTTGCTCAATAGGTGTAGCTGCAGGTCGACAACCAAGCATACCTGTTTCCTTGAGCAAATCCAAGATATATTTCCGCTGTGAGAGAAAAATGCCCTTTGACCCTCGTGAGACCTCTATACCAAGAAAATATCTCAGTTTTCCCAAGTCCTTCACTTCAAATTCCTGTGCAAGATGATGCTTTAGATTTGCAACTTCAGTGGAATCATCTCCGGTAATCACAATGTCATCGACATACACTATCAGTATTGCAACCTTTCTATTACTATGCTTGTAGAATAGTGTATGGTCAGCATTGCTTTGAACATAGCCCCTTTTCAGCATGGATTGTCTAAACCGGTCAAACCAAGCTCGTGGTGACTGCTTTAAGCCGTAGCAACACCTTTCCACCGGTTTGACTGGACTCAAACCCAGGAGGTATATGCATGTATACTTCTTCTTGGAGATCACCATGAAGGAAAGCATTCTTCACATCCATCTGGTAAATATCCCAATCAAGGTTTACATCACATGACATAAGTGTCCTTACTGAATTCATCTTTGCCACCGGTGCAAAGGTCTCTTCATAGTCGATTCCATATGTTTGTGTGTAGCCCTTCGCCACAAAACAGGCTTTATACCTCTCCACCTTTCCCCCGGGGGTCTGCTTAATACTGAAAACCCACTTACAACCTACAAGTTGCTTACCTGGTGGTAGATCCACGAGCTCCCAAGTCTCATTCTTCTCCAAGGCTTTCATCTCATCAAGCATTGCTTCCTTCCATTTTGGATCCTCTATAGCTATTTTCCAATTAGATGGTATGGACACAGAGTCTAAAGGGGCAATAAAGCTTTTGAAGGGTGGATTACAATATGCATAGAAATGAAATTGGCAATATCATGTTTATAATCTTTGAGGTGTCCTGGAATGTTTCGATTTCTAGTAGGTTTTCGCAAAGCAATCGGTAGATTATTTTCAGGAGCAAGGGTAGATAATTGATTCTCACTCTGCCCCGCGGTGCTAATAGGAGTGGCGGAACTACATGGGTTAGTGTTAGTACCTGGGTCCTCATGCATGTGAAGCTCACCGTCTTGTGAAGGAAATGAAGAATTTTCTATTGCATTTTCTGTGTCTCCATGACCAGAAACATTATTGCACCCATCATTATTTGTCTCCTCCCCCTGATTTTGAGCATTATCTAGAATGGGTAAACCACCCGAAGTGGAAACAAGAATGGGGCTTAATGGAGAGTCTCCATTACTACTCTCCCCTTCTTGTTGCACTTCACGTGGGGATAAGGCAATGCCAGTGTCACTTGTTGAGCCATAATATGGTTCATGCTCACGGAACGTCACATCCATACTTACAAAAAATCGGCGCTCTGAAGGTCACCAACATCTATAACCCTTTTGAGAGGGGGAATAACCCATGAAAACACATTTGAGAGCACGGGGATCTAATTTTCCAACAGAGTTCCTATAATCATGCACAAAGCACACACACCCAAAGACCTTTGGAGGAACTACAAAGTCATTAGAATTCAAGAGACACTCAGTGGGAGTCTTGTGACCAAGAACCCAAAGAGGCATACGGTTTATCAAATATGTTGCGTTTTTTATTGCTTCCCCCCAAATAAATTTAGGCACATTCATTGTAAACACTAGATAACACCCAGCGCGTTGCTGCGGGAACTCTTAGTCTTACGCATATGGTAGATAAATTTGATCTTTCATCTTTTCAGTTCCTAGGATGCGCAAAAATTACAATACATGGTCAGCCATGATGCATTTTCATATTTCAGAAAGAAAAAAGTCATTTTTATACCTGAAAGCGAAGAGACATTATGGGACAAAATAGCATAACAGATCTACAATTCTCGAGAGTATCGAGGAAAGTGCCCATCTCATATCATTACCAAATCTTGCTGAAAATAGAAGCACAATCGTGTAAAATGTTCCCTCTGATTGCAGATGAACTTGAGCATTGATCTTTTATCGTGGTCGAGCTATTTACACATCAATCCTATTACCGAAAATCATGAGAAAAACGAAGACATATATATTGGCAATCAACAATTGTCTGAGACAAATGAAAAGAAAACCAAATAACTGTGAATATAAAAGGAGCATGACCCATCACCATGGATGTCGCAAGGACTCTGATGTGAAGGGTAATCTTCGACACATTTGCTGAACTTAAATAAACCGTATACTTCACTCATTGTGTTGTCTTCATTAACACAGTATTGGCAGGTTCGGCGGATAATAGACCTCAATAGAACACTCCTCCCGGAAGTATAGACAAAACTTCTCTAAAGTGCAATAGAATAAACCCAATTCACAAATCTGAATGAACTGCAACAGAATAGATCATTTTATCCTAACATGTAGTGGTTAACCTAATTGGTTAGTGATTCAAGATCAAGTGTAATATATCAATAACAACATTGACCTTCGGATTCCATGATCAATAAGAAATAGGGAAAAGTCATGCCTTACTTGACGGCAATAATAGAAGAGCTCATCTTGCACATTGATATGAAAGCCCACAAATTCCGAAGGCCCTGGTGATGTTGATTGACAGAACATGAGATACATGAGTAAATAAAAGAGTACAGTAGATGCAAGCATAGCCCAGTTGAAAACAacccctcttcttcctctcccaaTGCACGACGCGCCGCCCAGATTGTATTGCTCCATGACGGGCCAAGGGGTAAGGCGTTGAGGAGCTGTATGATGGGAATCGGGAAGCTCGTTGGTTGTAACTTGTAGCTGATGGCTCAGGGACTGATTATGGATGGCAACCGCGGCTGGAC
This window contains:
- the LOC125531890 gene encoding sugar transport protein MST3-like, with amino-acid sequence MQSVPVYLSEMAPAHLRGMLNIGFQLMVTIGILAAELINYGTNKIKGGHGWRVSLALAAVPAVIITVGALFLPDTPNSLMERGHPEASRRMLRRIRGTDDIGDEYADLVAAREISKQVQHPWRNILMRKYRAQLTMAVLIPFFQQVSGINVINFYAPVLFETLGFKGDASLLSSVMTGGVLVLGSMVSMFTVDRLGRRKLFLQGGAQMLVSQIAVGTLIAVRFGTSGVGEMPRGYAAAVVLFICVYVAGFVWSWGALGWLVPSEIFPLEIRSAGQSITVSVNMLFTFVIAQAFLTMLCHLKFGLFYFFAGWVVIMTAFVALFLPETKNVPMEEMVHVWKGHWFWSRFIGDADDVHTGVNVLALT